A window from Leptospira meyeri encodes these proteins:
- a CDS encoding PAS domain S-box protein yields MGIEFLKHFFILNADQFFFVEGTYNYWLVSLSIFISIFASWISLYMLSRFSNVENRLSRLAILFTSSLSMGGAVWSMHFIGMMSFDLCTKVTYHKSVTILSILPSFFASYFALQTLNKKKITRKELISVGIIVGAGIGFMHYMGMAAMEMRPRLMYDPYLFLISLVVAISLAILSILIQFRLKDSKLKIKTKYLTLISGIVMGSAISGMHYTGMAAARFVLEPGQVLDKTSSDQLFLAALVGFGSIFVIGSAVVTIAFISYKDLFQNLLKSESRLRAIIETAADAIVMINTKGIIQEFNMTAERMFGWKAKEIIGKNVKILMPDPFQREHDHYLSNYLKTGEAKIIGVGRETIAVRKNGTTFPIRLAIGHTKLPQDDVFVGLISDISERIIIENALKENEEQLKSFIQNIPGVVYRCLVDEHWTSVFMSDAILTLSGYPAEDFLEPNRKLSFSEIIHPEDRNHVSNLIQNAIDTSDTFVLNYRIIQKSGDIRWVLEYGGPVFDEEKKVKFLDGVILDNTDRRMIEEALIESKEKAEMAAITKTTFLANMSHEIRTPMNAIIGFTEILLAGDLLGNQKNHLETVKNSAKSLLRLLNDVLNSAKLDRGAVELETIDFSLYSLVDQVCSAMGMEAKKKGLEFQTHLDSNLEDYYKGDSLRIRQILTNLLGNAIKFTKEGLIKLEIIKKDSGVLFHIQDTGIGIAEDRMEKIFDPFTQADVSMSRKFGGTGLGTTISKQLVELMKGKIWVESKLGVGTDFYFSLPLEKGVPVLELNEKIQLDLPSSKILIVDDVKQNVELIQLLMTSNGHEVEIARNGKEALDLFLSKPFDLILMDIQMPEMDGLEATRQIRKYEEKGSSRIPIIALSASVFEEDKISAKNAGMDGFVSKPIDLQDLFSEIEKVFGNKNTFKTNTISDLKELDFFQTKRGSLLFGSLEKYILMLDGFFSDFRSEFAEKNEFPGALGDKRAFLHRIKGVSSNLGINSIAELALGLEIKLHSETLTKKDFEYLKQIFEESYQKFLTEFEVELKKKRDSPLLTKKIPLDSKDGLDSAIENLIESFSKGSVDQTEWKYLYNLLIDTKFSDSISEIESFIQQFDFENTIQKLKNLKLRITGEA; encoded by the coding sequence ATGGGGATCGAATTTCTAAAACATTTTTTTATCTTAAATGCAGACCAATTCTTCTTTGTCGAAGGTACGTATAATTATTGGTTGGTTTCTCTTTCTATTTTTATTTCTATTTTTGCTTCTTGGATTTCTCTTTATATGCTCAGTCGTTTTTCAAACGTTGAGAATCGACTTTCTCGTTTAGCCATTTTATTCACTTCTAGTTTATCAATGGGTGGAGCGGTTTGGTCCATGCACTTTATTGGGATGATGTCTTTTGATTTATGTACAAAAGTCACTTACCATAAATCAGTAACTATACTTTCGATTCTTCCTAGTTTTTTTGCTTCTTACTTCGCATTGCAAACATTAAACAAAAAGAAGATCACACGTAAAGAATTAATATCTGTGGGGATTATTGTTGGGGCAGGGATTGGATTTATGCATTATATGGGAATGGCAGCAATGGAAATGCGGCCAAGACTCATGTATGATCCTTATTTATTTTTGATATCTCTCGTTGTTGCGATCTCACTTGCGATTCTTTCTATTTTGATTCAATTCCGTTTAAAAGATTCAAAATTAAAAATAAAAACAAAATATTTAACTTTGATTAGTGGAATTGTAATGGGTAGCGCAATTTCAGGAATGCATTATACAGGAATGGCCGCAGCACGATTTGTTTTAGAACCTGGTCAGGTTTTGGATAAAACAAGTTCAGATCAGCTGTTTTTGGCTGCCCTTGTCGGATTTGGTAGTATTTTTGTCATTGGTTCAGCAGTCGTGACAATTGCTTTCATTAGTTATAAAGATCTATTTCAAAACCTATTAAAAAGCGAATCCAGATTGCGTGCCATTATTGAAACTGCAGCTGATGCCATCGTAATGATCAATACCAAAGGAATTATCCAAGAATTTAATATGACTGCGGAACGAATGTTTGGTTGGAAAGCAAAAGAGATTATTGGTAAAAATGTAAAGATACTCATGCCGGATCCTTTTCAAAGAGAACACGATCATTATCTTTCCAATTATTTAAAAACCGGGGAAGCCAAAATCATTGGTGTCGGAAGGGAAACCATTGCCGTTCGAAAAAATGGAACAACGTTTCCGATCCGGTTGGCAATTGGACATACCAAACTTCCTCAAGATGATGTCTTTGTCGGTTTGATTAGTGACATTTCTGAACGTATCATTATTGAAAACGCTCTAAAAGAAAATGAAGAACAATTAAAGTCTTTCATTCAAAATATTCCAGGGGTTGTTTATCGGTGTTTAGTCGATGAACATTGGACTTCAGTTTTTATGAGCGATGCTATACTTACACTATCTGGATATCCAGCAGAGGATTTTTTGGAACCGAATCGAAAACTTAGTTTTTCAGAAATCATTCATCCTGAAGATAGAAATCATGTTTCCAATCTGATTCAAAACGCAATCGATACCTCTGATACATTTGTTTTAAACTATCGTATCATTCAGAAGTCTGGTGATATTCGTTGGGTTTTGGAATATGGTGGTCCCGTATTCGATGAAGAAAAAAAAGTCAAATTTTTGGATGGTGTAATTTTAGACAACACTGATCGAAGGATGATCGAAGAAGCTCTGATCGAATCCAAAGAAAAAGCTGAAATGGCTGCAATTACCAAAACTACTTTTTTGGCGAATATGAGTCATGAAATCCGAACTCCTATGAATGCCATCATCGGTTTTACTGAAATTTTACTTGCTGGTGATTTGTTAGGAAATCAAAAAAATCATTTAGAGACTGTCAAAAATTCTGCAAAATCCTTATTACGTCTGTTAAATGATGTTTTGAATTCAGCAAAATTGGATCGAGGAGCAGTCGAACTAGAAACTATTGATTTTTCTCTATATTCGCTTGTTGATCAAGTTTGTTCGGCTATGGGTATGGAAGCTAAAAAGAAAGGTTTGGAATTCCAAACTCACCTGGATTCCAACCTAGAAGATTATTATAAAGGCGATAGTTTACGAATACGTCAAATTTTAACAAACTTACTTGGCAATGCGATTAAGTTTACTAAAGAAGGTTTGATTAAACTAGAAATTATTAAAAAAGACTCGGGAGTATTGTTCCACATCCAGGATACAGGTATTGGTATCGCAGAGGATCGAATGGAAAAAATTTTTGATCCTTTCACGCAGGCCGATGTTTCCATGAGTCGAAAATTTGGCGGGACGGGGCTTGGAACAACAATCTCCAAACAATTAGTTGAATTGATGAAAGGTAAAATTTGGGTCGAAAGTAAACTTGGAGTTGGGACTGATTTTTATTTTTCACTTCCTTTGGAAAAGGGAGTTCCAGTTCTAGAGTTAAATGAAAAGATCCAATTGGATTTACCAAGTTCAAAAATTCTCATTGTTGATGATGTAAAACAAAATGTAGAACTAATTCAACTTCTAATGACATCGAACGGTCATGAGGTGGAGATTGCTAGAAACGGAAAAGAAGCTTTAGATCTATTTTTATCCAAACCTTTTGATTTAATATTAATGGACATCCAAATGCCAGAAATGGATGGATTGGAAGCGACAAGACAAATTCGCAAGTATGAGGAAAAAGGTTCTTCACGTATTCCTATCATTGCACTATCGGCAAGTGTATTCGAAGAAGATAAGATTTCGGCTAAAAATGCGGGGATGGATGGGTTTGTTTCGAAGCCTATTGATCTTCAAGATTTGTTTTCTGAAATAGAGAAAGTTTTTGGGAACAAAAATACCTTCAAAACTAATACGATCTCAGATCTAAAAGAATTAGATTTCTTTCAAACAAAGAGGGGAAGTCTCCTTTTTGGTTCTTTGGAAAAATATATTTTGATGTTAGATGGATTCTTTTCTGATTTTCGAAGCGAGTTTGCTGAAAAAAATGAATTCCCTGGTGCACTAGGCGACAAAAGAGCATTTCTTCATCGAATCAAAGGTGTTTCATCGAATTTAGGGATCAATTCCATAGCTGAATTGGCACTTGGATTGGAAATAAAGTTACATAGCGAAACATTGACAAAAAAAGATTTTGAATACTTAAAACAAATTTTTGAAGAATCTTACCAAAAGTTTTTAACAGAGTTTGAGGTGGAATTGAAGAAAAAGAGAGATTCACCGCTACTCACCAAAAAGATACCATTGGATTCAAAAGATGGTTTGGATTCTGCAATAGAAAATTTAATCGAATCTTTTTCGAAAGGTTCAGTCGACCAAACAGAATGGAAGTATTTATACAATTTGTTAATTGATACAAAATTTTCTGACTCTATTTCAGAAATTGAATCATTTATTCAACAATTTGATTTTGAAAATACAATCCAAAAACTAAAAAACTTAAAACTTCGAATCACGGGAGAAGCGTAA
- a CDS encoding SDR family NAD(P)-dependent oxidoreductase, which produces MDQILKNKNAIVTGGALGIGRETSLLLAKKGAHVIVSDINLTEGKKVVADIEHLGGSAEFIKCDVTVEEEIITLVETFKFRNQRLDIMVNNAGIANKPTFMHKVTTDVWNRLILMDLTSVFWCQKYATKLMLGDRIGGSIINVASIAGLGASPSLGPYCVAKAGVIELTTTGALEVARFGVRINAVCPGWTETAILDVAGERGKEAMEKNIPMARLGKPSEVANLIGFLASEESSFITGSVYRVDGGTRS; this is translated from the coding sequence ATGGATCAAATTCTAAAAAATAAAAACGCTATTGTTACCGGCGGTGCTCTTGGAATCGGAAGAGAAACATCCCTATTACTCGCCAAGAAAGGGGCTCATGTCATTGTATCTGATATCAATCTTACAGAAGGAAAGAAGGTTGTCGCTGATATAGAACATTTAGGTGGCTCAGCTGAATTTATCAAATGTGATGTCACCGTTGAAGAGGAAATCATAACACTTGTCGAAACATTCAAATTTAGAAACCAACGATTGGACATTATGGTAAACAATGCAGGTATTGCCAACAAACCTACATTTATGCATAAGGTGACAACAGATGTATGGAACCGTTTGATTTTAATGGATTTAACAAGTGTCTTCTGGTGTCAAAAATATGCCACAAAACTTATGCTTGGTGACCGTATCGGTGGGTCCATTATCAATGTTGCCTCAATCGCAGGACTTGGTGCGTCCCCTTCTCTTGGGCCTTATTGTGTAGCCAAAGCAGGCGTGATTGAACTGACAACCACAGGAGCCTTGGAAGTGGCACGATTTGGTGTTCGGATCAATGCAGTTTGCCCTGGTTGGACAGAAACAGCAATCCTCGATGTAGCAGGAGAACGGGGAAAAGAGGCTATGGAAAAAAATATTCCTATGGCTAGGCTTGGCAAACCATCGGAGGTGGCAAACCTTATTGGATTTCTAGCATCAGAAGAATCAAGTTTCATTACAGGATCAGTATACCGTGTGGATGGAGGAACAAGGAGTTAA
- a CDS encoding winged helix-turn-helix transcriptional regulator — protein MPTNQKRSDCPISCSLDIWGDKWSLLIIRDLMNHKKSTYGDFLKSGEGIATNILASRLQSLEENGLIEKLDHPESKAKVLYRLTHKGIDLLPILVEIHLWAEKYFDIPKELKDRMRAVKKDKETTIRTLMKDLKKELTPST, from the coding sequence ATGCCAACAAATCAAAAAAGATCCGATTGTCCCATTAGTTGTTCCCTTGATATCTGGGGGGATAAGTGGTCACTTCTCATTATCCGAGACCTCATGAATCATAAAAAATCCACCTATGGTGATTTTTTGAAATCAGGAGAAGGTATTGCGACAAATATTCTGGCGTCCAGGCTTCAGTCGCTTGAGGAAAATGGTCTGATCGAAAAATTAGATCATCCTGAAAGTAAAGCAAAAGTTTTATATCGACTAACACATAAAGGTATCGATTTGTTACCTATCTTAGTGGAAATTCATCTATGGGCTGAAAAGTATTTTGATATTCCAAAAGAGCTAAAAGATAGAATGAGAGCGGTCAAAAAAGATAAAGAAACGACTATTCGCACGCTGATGAAAGACTTAAAAAAAGAACTGACCCCTTCTACATAG
- a CDS encoding SDR family NAD(P)-dependent oxidoreductase, which yields MKQTILVTGASSGIGLQIANKLHKDGHTVIGTSRNPKNHSSKLPFKMIELDITSDSSIESFGKRLFNEIPKLDVLINNAGFLVSGLAEETSIELGKQQFETNFWGTVKISNQLLPYFRKQRSGKIITVGSFLGLIGLPTVAYYAASKHALEGYFKVLRFELRDFNINVSMVEPMSFQTNIGNNAVRSDLQIEDYDVLRKQTAAFSKNAFSNSPTPEPVVKTVVSIIDEKDPKFNYPVGPSASFILTMQHYAYKLFEGSILKKLRNAK from the coding sequence ATGAAACAGACAATTCTCGTTACAGGTGCTTCTTCCGGAATCGGACTTCAGATTGCTAACAAACTCCATAAGGATGGCCACACCGTGATAGGTACAAGCCGGAATCCCAAAAACCATTCCTCAAAGCTCCCTTTTAAAATGATCGAATTAGACATTACCTCGGATAGTTCCATCGAATCCTTTGGAAAACGATTATTTAACGAAATTCCAAAACTAGATGTTTTAATCAATAACGCTGGATTTTTAGTTTCCGGTCTTGCAGAAGAAACTTCGATTGAATTAGGGAAACAACAATTTGAAACCAATTTTTGGGGGACTGTGAAAATCTCCAATCAGCTGTTACCTTATTTTAGAAAACAAAGATCTGGAAAAATCATTACTGTTGGATCTTTTTTAGGACTCATTGGACTACCAACAGTCGCCTACTATGCCGCTTCCAAACATGCATTGGAAGGTTACTTTAAGGTTCTACGTTTCGAATTAAGAGACTTTAACATTAATGTAAGTATGGTAGAACCAATGAGTTTCCAAACCAATATTGGGAATAATGCAGTTCGTTCTGATTTGCAAATTGAAGATTACGATGTACTCCGTAAACAAACGGCGGCTTTTTCTAAAAATGCCTTCAGTAATTCGCCAACACCTGAACCTGTTGTGAAAACTGTTGTTAGTATCATTGATGAGAAGGATCCAAAGTTTAATTATCCTGTGGGTCCAAGTGCGTCCTTTATACTTACCATGCAACATTATGCATATAAATTATTCGAAGGTTCTATCTTAAAAAAATTGCGTAATGCTAAATGA
- a CDS encoding NADP-dependent oxidoreductase: protein MKAYTINRYSKKGKLNLTDVPEPILKENDVLVQVHSAGINLLDSKIKSGEFKLILPYKLPLILGHDVAGRIIQVGSKVQKFKVGDEIYARPKDFRIGTFAERIAIDESDVAIKPTHLTMEEAASLPLVGLTVWQALIEKANLKKGQKVLIQAGSGGVGTFAIQLAKYLGATIASTTSESNFELVKSLGADILIDYKKNNFETILKDYDVVLNSQDGLTLHKSLRILKPGGKLISISGPPDPKFAEETNLSWFLKFVIHMLSHKVRKEAKRLKISYTFLFMRANGIQLNEITSLINEGSIRPVVDKVFPFYQLNEALAYVESGRAKGKVVVKII from the coding sequence ATGAAAGCATATACGATCAATCGCTATAGTAAAAAAGGCAAATTGAATCTAACGGATGTACCTGAACCAATCTTAAAAGAAAATGATGTATTGGTTCAGGTTCATTCAGCAGGAATCAACTTATTGGATTCTAAAATCAAATCGGGGGAATTCAAACTGATATTGCCGTACAAATTGCCCCTAATTTTGGGTCATGATGTAGCAGGTAGAATTATTCAAGTTGGTTCGAAGGTTCAGAAATTCAAAGTAGGAGACGAAATATATGCAAGGCCTAAGGATTTTAGAATCGGCACTTTCGCAGAACGGATAGCCATTGATGAAAGTGACGTTGCAATCAAGCCAACTCACTTGACGATGGAAGAAGCGGCTTCCCTTCCTTTGGTGGGACTGACTGTTTGGCAGGCATTAATCGAAAAAGCCAATCTCAAAAAAGGACAGAAAGTATTGATTCAAGCGGGTTCTGGTGGTGTTGGCACATTTGCGATTCAATTGGCAAAATATTTGGGTGCCACTATTGCCTCCACAACCAGTGAATCAAATTTTGAACTAGTAAAAAGTCTTGGAGCGGATATCTTAATCGATTATAAAAAAAACAACTTTGAAACCATACTCAAAGATTATGATGTGGTATTAAACAGCCAGGATGGACTCACACTCCATAAATCGTTGCGGATCTTAAAACCCGGCGGAAAACTCATTTCCATTTCAGGGCCACCGGATCCGAAATTTGCAGAAGAAACAAACTTATCTTGGTTTTTAAAATTTGTGATTCATATGCTTAGTCATAAAGTGAGAAAGGAAGCCAAAAGGCTAAAGATAAGTTATACTTTCCTATTTATGAGAGCAAATGGAATTCAATTAAATGAAATCACTTCTCTCATCAATGAAGGATCCATTCGTCCGGTAGTGGACAAAGTATTCCCTTTTTATCAATTGAACGAGGCTTTGGCATACGTAGAAAGTGGCCGCGCGAAAGGGAAAGTTGTTGTAAAAATAATTTAA
- a CDS encoding flagellar hook-basal body protein, whose amino-acid sequence MLRGLYTGANGMISQQVRMDVVANNLANVDKTAFKKDTTVFKTFPEMLLHRYSEDGIGKTPMGSFDTSPVVGKLGFGAEVNEVYTRFEQGAVKKTDNIFDLMVQDQPGMEKPAFFSVLTNRGERLTRSGSFVLDKNGFVVTPQGFPLLGEKGPIQVNQGNFLVKENGEIYINAKLGTAPKDGTNFSENRFEDPVLLDKLKIRTVENPRHLDKEGDSFYSDTPESGEPTAFPDLLAPQVLQGYLEASNVSVVTEMVDMIEVNRAYEANSKTMQTQDSLLGRLFEIMR is encoded by the coding sequence ATGTTACGAGGACTCTATACTGGTGCCAATGGGATGATTTCCCAACAAGTGAGAATGGACGTGGTCGCCAACAATTTGGCCAATGTGGATAAAACTGCATTTAAAAAAGATACCACGGTCTTCAAAACCTTTCCCGAAATGTTACTCCATCGTTATTCAGAAGATGGGATTGGAAAAACTCCTATGGGTTCTTTTGATACTTCCCCAGTTGTCGGTAAACTGGGGTTTGGTGCCGAAGTGAACGAGGTTTACACTCGCTTTGAACAAGGCGCTGTGAAAAAAACGGATAATATTTTTGATTTGATGGTCCAAGACCAACCCGGTATGGAAAAACCTGCCTTTTTTTCTGTCCTCACCAATCGCGGGGAACGCCTCACTCGGAGTGGGAGTTTTGTTTTGGATAAAAATGGATTTGTTGTGACCCCGCAAGGTTTTCCTCTTCTCGGAGAAAAAGGCCCCATCCAAGTGAACCAAGGAAATTTCCTTGTGAAAGAAAATGGAGAAATCTATATCAACGCCAAACTCGGTACTGCTCCAAAAGATGGAACCAACTTTAGCGAAAACAGGTTCGAAGATCCGGTTCTACTCGACAAATTAAAGATTCGCACTGTAGAAAACCCACGCCACCTAGACAAAGAAGGGGACTCATTTTATTCCGACACCCCAGAATCCGGTGAACCCACAGCTTTCCCTGATCTTCTCGCCCCACAAGTGTTACAAGGTTATCTGGAAGCTTCCAATGTTTCTGTGGTGACAGAGATGGTGGATATGATTGAAGTGAACCGCGCCTATGAAGCCAATTCCAAAACCATGCAAACTCAAGACAGTTTACTTGGTCGTTTATTCGAAATAATGCGGTAG
- a CDS encoding RNA-binding protein: MKLSIGNLPQSLTEEALEKLLSAHGKVEHLQIKRDKITKVSLGYGTADMADADAAKAISALNGKEIEGKAIVLVNQEELTKSQNEAAKKKGSPAVSKPTFGRNQTSGGGNTGVQRRGGSRGS; the protein is encoded by the coding sequence ATGAAGTTATCCATTGGAAACCTCCCCCAGTCGCTTACCGAAGAAGCCCTCGAAAAACTTCTTTCTGCTCATGGAAAAGTGGAACACCTCCAAATCAAACGGGACAAAATCACCAAGGTATCCTTGGGATATGGAACGGCGGATATGGCGGATGCTGATGCAGCCAAAGCAATTTCTGCTCTCAACGGAAAAGAAATCGAAGGAAAGGCAATTGTCCTAGTCAATCAGGAAGAACTTACCAAGTCGCAAAACGAAGCTGCAAAAAAGAAAGGAAGTCCTGCTGTTTCCAAACCTACTTTTGGCAGAAACCAAACTTCTGGTGGTGGGAATACAGGAGTCCAGAGGAGAGGCGGGTCTCGCGGTTCGTAA
- a CDS encoding ATP-grasp domain-containing protein produces MRQLTGSYLSIGAGENQIPLIRAAKARGLKVISVDTNPEAPGLVESDIRILESTHEYRKILHAMSRVPLPFKLMGVGSRSFGKAVYTVSYLAEKLKLRGNPRETVNLFLDKERFKNSVGKYGIPLPPSLQTNLQPKAKEKKVELTYPLIAKPKEGSGKKGITVLESESEFKKFTRLKTSEGYLLEPLVSGDEVTVLGFVIARRFYLISLTDKITTEKPNFIEVAHLTPSQHIDMAGEIKMICQAVVTATKLKTGPFVAEFKITKNKECLLIESAPEVGGEFLADVLIPEHYGYNYFNDLLSVTIGEKTRPGFLKKAKDGITKSALVFTLPPERQKKMGEPVSLVANTGETIFFQKQLVASGATLDKLEGNHKRTQVFGISTKLPISTKDWLNSIFERINS; encoded by the coding sequence ATGAGACAACTGACCGGCAGTTACCTCTCCATTGGAGCTGGAGAGAACCAAATCCCTCTCATTCGGGCTGCAAAAGCTAGGGGACTCAAAGTCATCTCCGTAGACACAAACCCGGAAGCACCAGGACTTGTGGAATCAGATATTCGTATATTAGAATCCACTCATGAATATCGAAAAATCCTCCATGCCATGAGTCGGGTACCCCTTCCCTTCAAACTGATGGGAGTAGGATCCAGGTCATTCGGAAAAGCAGTTTATACAGTTTCTTATTTAGCAGAAAAATTAAAACTCCGGGGGAATCCCAGGGAGACTGTGAATTTGTTTTTGGACAAAGAAAGGTTCAAAAACTCCGTTGGGAAATATGGAATTCCCCTCCCTCCTTCCTTACAAACGAATTTACAACCCAAAGCCAAAGAAAAAAAAGTAGAACTCACGTATCCACTTATCGCTAAACCAAAAGAAGGTTCTGGAAAAAAAGGAATCACTGTTTTGGAGTCCGAGTCAGAATTCAAAAAATTCACACGTTTGAAAACAAGTGAAGGTTATCTTTTAGAGCCATTGGTTTCAGGGGATGAGGTTACGGTCCTTGGTTTTGTGATCGCCAGACGATTTTATTTGATCTCCTTAACAGACAAGATCACTACCGAAAAACCTAACTTTATTGAGGTGGCACATCTGACTCCATCCCAACATATCGATATGGCAGGGGAAATCAAAATGATTTGCCAGGCCGTTGTCACTGCAACTAAACTAAAAACGGGACCTTTTGTTGCCGAATTCAAAATTACTAAAAATAAAGAATGCCTCCTCATCGAATCAGCTCCAGAAGTGGGTGGAGAATTTTTAGCAGATGTTCTCATCCCAGAGCATTACGGATACAATTACTTTAATGATTTACTTTCTGTCACCATTGGTGAAAAAACTAGGCCAGGTTTTCTAAAAAAAGCGAAAGATGGGATCACCAAATCAGCTTTAGTCTTCACCCTACCCCCGGAACGACAAAAAAAAATGGGGGAACCCGTTTCCTTGGTGGCAAATACTGGAGAAACGATTTTTTTCCAAAAACAATTAGTCGCAAGTGGTGCGACTTTAGATAAATTAGAAGGCAATCACAAAAGAACCCAAGTGTTTGGAATCTCTACTAAACTCCCCATTTCCACCAAAGATTGGTTAAACTCCATTTTTGAAAGAATCAATTCATGA
- a CDS encoding class I SAM-dependent methyltransferase → MKNVWDEHYERPKSKLAFPDENLVRLLSRIQPKNRNALDFGCGSGRHSYLLQNEGYVVTGCDTAKTTIDLLNGEPSSIRFLHTPDSNLPFFPKEFGLIVSWGVFHYNKREEAKKLLLSLYESLEDGGYLLGSIRADGDTHLGLTQGKMNLKDLSGGYAETYSLEDLKSFLSIFSKTSIGYSERTPLGKLEERICHWFFLAEK, encoded by the coding sequence ATGAAAAATGTCTGGGATGAACACTATGAAAGACCAAAATCAAAATTGGCCTTTCCTGATGAAAATTTAGTTCGTCTTTTATCTAGGATCCAACCAAAGAACCGGAATGCTCTCGACTTTGGATGTGGATCGGGAAGGCATTCTTATTTACTTCAAAATGAAGGTTATGTGGTCACTGGTTGTGATACAGCCAAAACCACCATTGATCTGTTAAACGGGGAACCTTCTTCCATTCGTTTTTTACACACTCCAGATTCCAACCTACCTTTTTTTCCAAAAGAATTTGGACTGATTGTGAGTTGGGGAGTGTTTCATTACAACAAACGAGAAGAGGCAAAAAAACTCCTTCTCTCCTTATATGAATCACTTGAAGACGGGGGTTATCTTTTGGGTTCGATCCGAGCCGATGGAGATACTCATCTTGGCTTAACGCAAGGAAAAATGAACCTAAAGGACTTAAGCGGTGGTTATGCGGAAACCTATTCTCTCGAGGATTTAAAATCTTTTTTATCAATTTTTTCAAAAACATCGATTGGATATTCCGAAAGAACTCCACTGGGAAAACTAGAAGAGCGGATTTGCCACTGGTTTTTCCTTGCTGAAAAATAA
- a CDS encoding class I SAM-dependent methyltransferase, with translation MNEKFSLSEECPLDQTCDWEPLYTTTGKYSGLSIVECKHCKLQTLFPRSNQKELYTKDYYQGKADYTYIDEREHKKFFQYVWKARIRNIKKFIKTGNFLDIGSSFGGFLESAKEEGFSVQGVEISEYASSYANENGIPTFNGNLIEARFPNGHFNVITMVEVIEHIENPNLFFKELTRILKPGGLLLLQTANFDGWQAKTEGPNYHYYMPGHVFYYSDTILKKILTNLGFNRFVSYFGVDFPLYAKLQKSRGSFQNWRDYLQWFRISYYHFKSKWKRNGFPITSSYVLYAFKK, from the coding sequence ATGAATGAAAAATTTTCTTTGTCTGAAGAATGCCCACTAGACCAAACCTGCGACTGGGAACCGCTTTATACTACGACTGGAAAATATTCAGGTTTGTCCATTGTTGAATGCAAACATTGCAAACTCCAAACTCTCTTTCCTCGCTCAAACCAAAAAGAACTTTATACCAAAGATTACTACCAAGGCAAGGCGGATTACACTTACATAGACGAAAGAGAACATAAAAAATTTTTTCAGTATGTTTGGAAAGCAAGAATTCGTAATATCAAAAAGTTCATTAAAACTGGGAACTTTTTGGACATAGGATCCTCGTTCGGGGGTTTTTTAGAATCAGCAAAAGAAGAAGGATTTTCTGTTCAAGGTGTTGAGATTTCAGAGTATGCTTCCAGTTATGCGAATGAAAACGGAATTCCTACTTTTAATGGTAATTTGATCGAAGCAAGATTTCCAAATGGACATTTCAATGTGATCACGATGGTGGAAGTGATTGAACATATCGAAAATCCAAATTTATTTTTTAAAGAGCTCACTCGTATTCTAAAACCTGGTGGCTTACTTCTTTTACAAACCGCCAATTTTGACGGATGGCAAGCCAAAACAGAAGGTCCGAACTACCACTACTATATGCCTGGCCATGTATTTTATTACTCCGATACCATCCTAAAAAAAATATTGACGAACCTTGGTTTTAATCGTTTTGTATCGTACTTCGGAGTGGATTTTCCATTATATGCGAAACTACAAAAATCAAGAGGTTCCTTTCAAAACTGGAGGGATTACCTCCAATGGTTTCGTATTTCGTATTACCATTTTAAATCCAAATGGAAACGAAATGGATTTCCGATTACTTCAAGTTACGTTTTGTACGCTTTTAAAAAATAG